A genomic segment from Chitinophaga flava encodes:
- the hxpB gene encoding hexitol phosphatase HxpB produces MINTVIFDMDGLLVDSEPLWGIAMREVFATVGVTLTPELTHRTTGLRTREVVSYWHNYFKWEGKSAEQVTNEIIDSVTQKIMAEGRAMEGLTYILDFFRERNFKMGLASSSPLRLIEAVLGHLQIKESFQAVYSAEFEDYGKPHPAVYLACAKALNSDPLECIAFEDSVTGMTAAKAARMTTVVVPEPHNRQDPRYALANMKLDSLLQFNDQQLTLLMQH; encoded by the coding sequence ATGATCAACACGGTAATATTCGATATGGACGGCCTGCTGGTAGACTCAGAGCCATTGTGGGGCATTGCGATGCGGGAGGTATTTGCAACGGTAGGCGTAACACTCACACCAGAACTAACACATCGTACAACAGGGCTTCGTACCCGTGAGGTGGTAAGTTACTGGCACAACTACTTTAAATGGGAGGGCAAGAGTGCCGAACAGGTGACCAATGAAATCATTGACAGCGTAACACAGAAGATTATGGCAGAAGGCCGTGCTATGGAGGGATTGACATATATCCTGGATTTTTTCCGGGAGCGCAATTTCAAGATGGGGCTGGCTTCTTCTTCTCCCCTGCGGCTGATAGAAGCGGTGCTGGGGCATCTTCAGATAAAGGAGTCTTTCCAGGCAGTGTATTCTGCTGAGTTTGAAGATTATGGTAAACCCCATCCGGCGGTATATCTGGCCTGTGCGAAGGCGCTCAACAGTGATCCGCTGGAATGCATCGCTTTTGAGGATTCCGTAACCGGTATGACGGCTGCCAAGGCTGCCCGTATGACCACGGTGGTAGTGCCGGAACCACACAACCGCCAGGATCCGCGTTATGCGCTGGCCAACATGAAACTGGATTCGTTGCTGCAATTCAACGACCAGCAGCTGACCTTGCTAATGCAACACTAA
- a CDS encoding cyclase family protein: MKIIDLSKTIEYNKQDPWFMRIRIKHKPHRQSRPLIRFFLGLPAKLFPKGFQGWADDKILGMGVHAATHIDAPWHYAPEVNGQPAKTIDQVPLEWCYGDGVVINMTHKADLEEITLSDIRENLQQTGAVIKPGTIVLIHTGRDKYIGTREYPMRGTGMSAEATHWLIDQGVKVMGIDQWGFDLPLKYMAAKAKKEGKDDYFWQAHLVGQQKEYCHMEQLVNLGALPPFGFKVAVFPLKIKGASAAPARVVAMLD, translated from the coding sequence ATGAAAATCATTGATCTCTCGAAAACCATCGAGTACAACAAACAGGACCCCTGGTTTATGCGTATCCGGATCAAACACAAGCCGCACCGGCAAAGCCGGCCGCTGATCCGTTTTTTCCTGGGCCTGCCGGCGAAATTGTTTCCCAAGGGTTTCCAGGGATGGGCCGATGACAAGATCCTGGGCATGGGTGTACATGCTGCCACCCATATTGATGCTCCCTGGCATTATGCGCCGGAAGTAAATGGCCAGCCGGCCAAAACCATCGACCAGGTACCACTGGAATGGTGTTATGGCGATGGAGTAGTGATCAATATGACCCATAAGGCGGATTTAGAAGAGATAACGTTGTCGGATATACGGGAAAATCTGCAGCAAACCGGTGCTGTGATCAAACCGGGCACAATTGTGCTGATACATACCGGCCGTGACAAGTACATCGGCACACGGGAATACCCGATGCGGGGTACGGGTATGAGTGCAGAAGCCACGCACTGGCTGATCGACCAGGGTGTAAAGGTGATGGGCATAGATCAGTGGGGCTTTGATCTTCCGCTGAAGTACATGGCTGCCAAAGCAAAAAAAGAAGGAAAAGATGATTATTTCTGGCAGGCCCATCTGGTAGGGCAACAGAAGGAGTATTGTCATATGGAGCAGCTGGTCAACCTGGGTGCTTTACCACCTTTTGGTTTTAAAGTGGCTGTGTTTCCGCTGAAAATAAAGGGAGCCAGTGCTGCACCTGCCCGGGTGGTGGCGATGCTGGATTAA
- the rpsA gene encoding 30S ribosomal protein S1, whose product MSENNIINEQNAEQQAPQAAAAETATPKAPVVATAHDDFDWSVDKRNVSSYSKEEKEKYDATYDSTFKVFEENTLLGGTVVGITNTDVVINIGFKSDGLISLNEFRDLPGLKIGDEVEVLVVEKEDRDGNLHLSRKQARQKRAWEKIVEVYKTGEVVTGTVTSKTKGGLIVDVYGMETFLPGSQIDVKPVTDYDQFVGKTMEFKVVKVNETIRNAVVSHKALIESDIEQQRVDIISKLEKGQVLEGTIKNITDFGAFIDLGGLDGLLYITDISWGRISHPSEVLQMDQKINVVVLDFDDEKRRISLGYKQLTPHPWDTLPATITEGAKVKGKVVNIEDYGAFLEIMPGVEGLVHVSEISWASTPINAKEFFKLGEEYEAVVVTLSKEERKMSLSIKQLTEDPWSTIETKFPVDSRHKGIVKNITPYGVFVELETGIGGMIHISDLSWIKRFNHPSEYTKVGNEIDVVILGIDKENRKLSLGHKQIEEDPWNTFETIFPINSVHEGTVVKKDEKGATVQLQYGLEAYAPARHLRTEDEKPINVEDVKEFMIIEFDRSEKRILVSHTRVWEKAQAEEKEAVQKERKAEADKTRKAVKNIQGKVEKATLGDLGALAELREKLKQSEGGEEKSAQ is encoded by the coding sequence ATGAGCGAAAACAACATTATTAACGAACAAAACGCTGAACAACAGGCTCCGCAGGCAGCTGCGGCTGAAACAGCGACACCAAAGGCTCCTGTAGTAGCTACTGCCCATGACGATTTCGATTGGAGCGTGGACAAGCGTAACGTTTCTTCTTACAGCAAAGAAGAAAAAGAAAAGTATGACGCAACTTACGACAGTACCTTCAAAGTATTTGAAGAAAACACGCTGCTGGGCGGTACTGTAGTAGGTATTACCAACACAGACGTAGTGATCAACATCGGTTTCAAATCTGACGGTCTGATCTCTCTGAACGAATTCCGTGACTTACCAGGCCTGAAAATCGGTGACGAAGTGGAAGTGCTGGTAGTAGAAAAAGAAGACCGCGATGGTAACCTGCACCTGAGCCGTAAACAGGCTCGCCAGAAACGTGCTTGGGAAAAAATCGTGGAAGTTTACAAAACAGGCGAAGTGGTTACTGGTACTGTTACCAGCAAAACCAAAGGCGGCTTGATCGTAGACGTTTACGGTATGGAAACATTCCTGCCAGGTTCTCAAATCGACGTGAAACCGGTTACCGACTACGACCAGTTTGTAGGCAAAACCATGGAGTTCAAGGTGGTGAAAGTAAACGAAACCATCCGCAACGCCGTAGTTTCTCACAAAGCGCTGATCGAAAGCGATATCGAACAACAAAGAGTGGACATCATCTCCAAACTGGAAAAAGGCCAGGTATTGGAAGGTACCATCAAGAATATCACCGACTTTGGTGCGTTCATCGACCTGGGCGGTCTGGACGGTCTGCTGTATATCACCGATATCAGCTGGGGCCGTATCTCCCACCCAAGCGAAGTGCTCCAGATGGATCAGAAAATCAACGTGGTTGTTCTGGACTTCGACGACGAAAAACGTCGCATAAGCCTGGGTTACAAACAACTCACTCCTCATCCATGGGATACTTTACCAGCTACTATCACCGAAGGTGCTAAAGTTAAAGGTAAAGTGGTTAACATCGAAGATTACGGTGCATTCCTGGAAATCATGCCGGGCGTAGAAGGTCTGGTACACGTTTCTGAAATCTCCTGGGCTTCTACTCCTATCAACGCTAAAGAATTCTTCAAATTAGGCGAAGAATACGAAGCAGTGGTAGTTACCCTGAGCAAAGAAGAGCGTAAAATGTCTCTGTCTATCAAACAACTGACAGAAGATCCATGGTCTACTATCGAAACTAAATTCCCTGTAGACAGCCGTCACAAAGGTATCGTGAAAAACATCACTCCTTATGGCGTGTTCGTTGAACTGGAAACAGGTATCGGTGGTATGATCCACATCTCCGACCTGAGCTGGATCAAACGTTTCAACCACCCATCCGAATACACTAAAGTTGGTAACGAAATCGACGTAGTGATCCTGGGTATTGATAAAGAAAACCGTAAACTCAGCCTCGGTCACAAACAGATCGAAGAAGATCCTTGGAACACTTTCGAAACTATCTTCCCGATCAACTCCGTACACGAAGGTACAGTTGTGAAGAAAGATGAGAAAGGTGCTACTGTTCAACTGCAATACGGCCTGGAAGCTTACGCTCCTGCCCGTCACCTGAGAACAGAAGACGAAAAACCAATCAACGTTGAAGACGTGAAAGAATTCATGATCATCGAATTCGATCGCAGCGAAAAACGTATCCTGGTTTCTCACACCAGAGTATGGGAAAAAGCACAGGCTGAAGAAAAAGAAGCAGTACAGAAAGAAAGAAAAGCTGAAGCTGACAAAACCCGTAAAGCAGTGAAAAACATTCAGGGTAAAGTAGAAAAAGCTACTTTAGGTGACCTGGGTGCTTTAGCTGAACTGAGAGAAAAACTGAAACAATCTGAAGGTGGCGAAGAAAAAAGCGCACAATAA
- a CDS encoding rhomboid family intramembrane serine protease — protein MNGTSFQSDIRYWLRQGNTVNHLLLWNIVVFLGINILYIVNTFYPTNTLFSWTYDQLALHSQLNTFIRKPWGLITYMFTHVEIFHIFFNMLNLYWFGNLFRGFLGNKRVLPLYLMGGISGGLLYMLCYNLFLPGFPSGMIGASASVMCILVACATLMPNYEIGLLFLGNIRLKWLALGLIALGIISIPRGNLGGIISHMGGALFGFFYIRILQNGTDLCKPLIWLFDPETRKEGQQQQARSKPKKSPLKVVKKPEDNNQLRLDQLLDKINEKGYQSLSAEEKAWLDKVSKEN, from the coding sequence ATGAACGGGACCTCATTTCAATCGGATATTCGTTATTGGCTAAGGCAAGGCAACACAGTCAATCATTTGCTCCTCTGGAATATTGTTGTTTTTCTCGGGATCAATATATTGTATATCGTTAATACGTTCTACCCCACCAACACTTTATTTTCCTGGACATATGACCAGCTTGCCCTTCACTCGCAGCTGAACACCTTCATCAGAAAACCATGGGGGCTGATCACCTATATGTTTACCCATGTAGAGATCTTCCACATTTTTTTCAATATGCTGAACCTTTACTGGTTTGGTAACCTTTTCCGGGGCTTCCTGGGCAACAAACGCGTGCTTCCCCTCTATCTGATGGGCGGCATCTCCGGTGGCCTCCTGTACATGCTCTGCTATAACCTCTTCCTGCCCGGCTTCCCGTCCGGCATGATCGGCGCTTCTGCCTCCGTTATGTGCATCCTGGTAGCCTGCGCCACCCTGATGCCCAACTACGAAATAGGCCTGCTCTTCCTGGGTAATATCAGGCTGAAATGGCTGGCCCTTGGCCTCATCGCCCTCGGCATCATCTCCATCCCAAGGGGCAACCTGGGTGGTATCATCTCCCATATGGGCGGCGCTCTGTTCGGTTTCTTCTACATCAGAATACTGCAAAATGGTACCGACCTCTGTAAACCTCTTATCTGGCTTTTTGATCCTGAAACCAGAAAAGAAGGCCAGCAACAACAGGCCCGGTCCAAACCTAAAAAATCCCCGCTCAAAGTGGTGAAAAAACCGGAAGACAACAACCAGCTGCGCCTCGACCAGCTGCTCGACAAAATCAACGAAAAAGGTTACCAAAGCCTCAGCGCTGAAGAAAAAGCCTGGTTGGATAAAGTCAGCAAAGAAAACTGA
- a CDS encoding 4-hydroxy-3-methylbut-2-enyl diphosphate reductase has protein sequence MNFAFQLFAHLRMKTFNVPVIYRSPLISAIKNQRKQQDRMKKDFTPTTLDFGPLKILLARHFGFCYGVENAIEIAFKTVDENPDKRIFLLSEMIHNPHVNNDLLDRGVQFIMDTAGNQLVPWETLQPDDIVIIPAFGTTIETENKLASLGIEPLKYNTTCPFVERVWNKAEQIGKKQYTVIVHGKPKHEETRATFSHSQSNTPTVVVKDMAETEKLARFITGETPADAFYEQFKGQYSPGFDVTKDLQRVGVVNQTTMLATETQAIADYIRQVMMDRYALTEATAGERFADTRDTLCYATNDNQSAVIGMLEAPADLAIVVGGYNSSNTSHLVELCEEKLPTYFINAPEQMVATDKINHWDFHHKTEIHSDTFLPEKEQVTILLTSGASCPDALVEGVIRRLLSFYGLEHKADELAIID, from the coding sequence ATTAACTTTGCCTTTCAACTTTTTGCCCATTTACGCATGAAAACATTCAATGTTCCGGTTATATATCGCAGTCCGCTGATCAGCGCCATCAAAAACCAACGCAAACAGCAGGACCGCATGAAAAAGGACTTTACGCCCACTACGCTTGACTTTGGTCCGCTTAAAATACTGCTTGCCCGCCATTTCGGCTTCTGCTATGGAGTGGAAAACGCCATCGAAATAGCGTTTAAAACAGTGGACGAAAACCCGGACAAACGTATTTTCCTGCTCAGCGAAATGATCCACAACCCACATGTGAATAACGACCTGCTGGACCGTGGCGTGCAGTTTATCATGGACACCGCCGGCAACCAGCTGGTACCCTGGGAAACACTCCAACCCGATGATATCGTGATCATTCCCGCCTTTGGCACCACCATTGAAACGGAAAACAAACTGGCCTCCCTCGGCATAGAACCACTGAAATACAATACTACTTGCCCCTTTGTGGAAAGAGTATGGAACAAAGCGGAACAAATCGGTAAAAAACAATATACCGTCATCGTGCATGGCAAACCCAAACACGAAGAAACCAGGGCCACCTTCTCCCACAGCCAGTCCAACACCCCTACCGTAGTGGTAAAAGACATGGCTGAAACCGAAAAACTGGCCCGCTTCATCACCGGCGAAACACCGGCAGATGCCTTTTATGAGCAGTTCAAAGGGCAGTATTCACCCGGTTTTGATGTCACCAAAGACCTGCAGCGTGTAGGCGTGGTAAACCAGACTACCATGCTGGCTACCGAAACACAGGCCATCGCTGACTATATCCGACAGGTAATGATGGACCGTTACGCCCTCACAGAGGCCACTGCAGGCGAACGTTTTGCGGATACCCGCGATACGCTCTGTTATGCCACCAATGACAACCAAAGCGCCGTTATCGGTATGCTGGAAGCACCTGCTGACCTAGCGATTGTAGTAGGCGGCTATAACAGCTCCAATACCTCCCACCTGGTAGAACTCTGCGAAGAGAAGCTGCCCACCTATTTTATCAACGCTCCGGAACAAATGGTAGCGACAGACAAAATCAACCACTGGGATTTCCATCATAAAACAGAAATTCACAGTGATACTTTTTTACCAGAAAAAGAACAGGTGACCATACTCCTGACCAGTGGCGCCTCCTGCCCCGATGCACTGGTAGAAGGTGTCATCCGCCGGCTGCTGTCGTTTTACGGACTGGAGCATAAAGCAGACGAACTCGCCATCATTGACTAA
- a CDS encoding LytR/AlgR family response regulator transcription factor, producing the protein MSDIKAIIVDDEQHCIDALQTMLLKKCPGVEIVGSAKGVKEAKELVDELHPDLVFLDVEMPHQNGFELLKQYEKVAFDVIFTTAYEQYALKAIKFNALDYLLKPFSVKELQDALDKCREKKQHRQKENGTSPMDVFLQNMKTLQQSHKKIALPTINGLVFMPVQNIVRCESTGNYTRIFFTDKKNLMVSRPLKEFEELLADVDFFRVHNSHLINLQQMQSYIQGEGGFALMSDGAQVEVSRRRKADFLKRAMQF; encoded by the coding sequence ATGAGCGATATAAAAGCTATCATCGTAGATGATGAGCAACATTGTATTGATGCCTTGCAGACCATGTTATTAAAGAAGTGCCCCGGAGTAGAGATCGTTGGATCAGCCAAAGGAGTGAAAGAAGCAAAAGAACTGGTGGATGAACTTCATCCCGACCTGGTATTCCTTGACGTGGAAATGCCTCACCAGAACGGATTTGAATTGTTGAAACAGTATGAAAAGGTTGCCTTCGACGTTATTTTTACCACTGCATATGAACAATACGCCCTCAAAGCGATTAAGTTCAATGCGCTGGACTATCTCCTTAAACCCTTCAGTGTAAAGGAACTGCAAGATGCCCTGGACAAATGCCGGGAGAAAAAACAACACCGGCAGAAAGAGAACGGAACATCTCCGATGGATGTGTTCCTGCAAAACATGAAAACACTCCAGCAATCACATAAAAAGATTGCCCTGCCCACTATCAACGGGCTCGTGTTTATGCCGGTACAGAATATTGTACGTTGTGAATCAACCGGCAACTATACCCGCATTTTCTTTACAGACAAGAAAAACCTGATGGTGTCCCGTCCGCTGAAGGAGTTTGAAGAACTCCTGGCAGATGTCGATTTTTTCAGGGTGCATAATTCCCATCTTATCAACCTGCAGCAGATGCAGTCCTATATCCAGGGAGAAGGAGGGTTTGCACTGATGAGTGACGGGGCGCAGGTGGAAGTTTCCAGAAGGCGTAAGGCCGATTTTCTGAAGAGGGCTATGCAGTTCTAA
- a CDS encoding tetratricopeptide repeat-containing sensor histidine kinase: protein MSVKGLWILGLLVIGACWAASAQDSLRIYHTLDSIRMLPNDTGKISLLIRKGKQHARYFESHKTENLFWQDALPLAQKLRATRSLVLIFNELGTVKRNKSQYLLAEDYHEKAIKFAEEANDTLLMCLSFNNAGVDSRRQDKLQQAFDYHLHALQLAEKINDVRNICVATNSIGNIQLTAENYDDAIRHFNRALKLEEQSHNDLGVAINLGNLGYAYQGQNKLDLAIMYYRRSLVVNQRIDNPTGMAICYNALGATYKEKKDYSAAMDYLQKALTVNDKVDDKVHVAESYLNIGKLLSAQNKHEEARNYMQQSIDLSMFWNFKSMLMDAYKALSADYKVSGDFKRSMDAADKSLLYKDSILNEKSAMALKQMQAIYEVDRKDNQIKTLEHDKMVNELRTKRNVMFIFTLAGFLLMSIVGGFFYIRHRNLEANKQTLQLELKSLRSQMNPHFIFNCLSSIHRYIWSNNQEEASDYLTKFSRLMRLILDNTQHTFVTLNKELESLRLYLDLESLRCNGIFEYSIRVDPEINDEEVLIPPMILQPYVENAIWHGLVHKNADMGLLDVEIMLKSRSLVCTITDNGIGRRKAMEIKEKKDKMHNSVGMKVTEGRIDLIRKINNKEAKVTVTDLEDPAGQPAGTMVTIVLPAEFIF, encoded by the coding sequence ATGTCTGTAAAAGGTCTATGGATTTTAGGCTTGCTCGTTATCGGCGCTTGTTGGGCCGCATCTGCACAGGATTCCCTGCGGATCTACCACACCCTCGACTCCATCCGTATGCTGCCCAATGATACCGGCAAAATATCCCTGCTGATCAGGAAAGGTAAACAACATGCCCGCTATTTCGAGAGCCATAAAACGGAAAACCTCTTCTGGCAGGACGCTTTGCCGCTGGCCCAGAAACTACGCGCTACCAGAAGCCTGGTCCTCATTTTCAATGAACTGGGTACTGTCAAAAGAAACAAATCCCAGTACCTCCTCGCTGAAGATTATCACGAAAAAGCCATCAAATTTGCAGAAGAAGCCAATGATACCCTGCTGATGTGCCTATCCTTTAATAACGCCGGGGTAGACAGCCGGCGCCAGGACAAACTACAGCAGGCCTTCGATTACCATCTCCACGCACTCCAGCTGGCCGAAAAAATCAACGATGTCCGTAATATCTGCGTGGCCACCAATAGTATCGGCAATATCCAGCTGACAGCCGAAAACTATGACGATGCTATCCGCCATTTCAACCGCGCCCTTAAACTGGAAGAACAAAGCCATAACGACCTGGGCGTGGCCATCAACCTGGGTAACCTCGGATATGCCTACCAGGGGCAGAATAAACTGGACCTGGCTATTATGTATTACCGCCGCTCCCTGGTCGTCAACCAGAGAATCGACAATCCTACGGGAATGGCTATATGTTATAACGCCCTCGGTGCTACCTACAAAGAGAAAAAAGACTACAGCGCCGCTATGGACTACCTTCAGAAGGCCCTGACAGTCAATGATAAGGTAGATGATAAAGTACATGTGGCCGAAAGTTATCTCAACATCGGTAAGTTGCTCAGCGCCCAGAACAAACATGAAGAAGCCCGGAACTATATGCAGCAGTCCATCGATCTCAGCATGTTCTGGAACTTCAAGTCTATGCTCATGGATGCTTACAAGGCCCTGTCAGCCGATTATAAAGTTAGTGGCGATTTCAAAAGGTCTATGGACGCCGCCGATAAATCACTACTTTATAAAGACAGTATCCTCAACGAAAAATCGGCCATGGCCCTCAAACAGATGCAGGCCATCTATGAGGTAGACCGGAAAGATAACCAGATCAAAACATTGGAACATGATAAAATGGTGAATGAACTAAGGACCAAACGTAACGTCATGTTCATCTTCACCCTCGCAGGTTTCCTCCTGATGTCCATTGTAGGTGGGTTCTTTTATATCCGCCACCGCAACCTGGAAGCCAACAAACAAACCCTGCAACTGGAACTGAAGTCCCTTCGTTCCCAGATGAATCCGCATTTTATCTTTAATTGTCTCAGCTCTATCCATCGGTATATCTGGAGTAATAATCAGGAAGAAGCATCTGACTATCTCACCAAATTCTCCCGTCTGATGCGTCTTATCCTGGACAATACCCAGCATACTTTTGTGACGCTTAATAAAGAACTGGAATCGCTCCGCCTGTACCTCGATCTGGAATCTTTACGCTGTAATGGTATATTTGAGTACAGTATACGGGTAGATCCCGAAATCAATGATGAAGAAGTCCTCATCCCGCCGATGATCCTGCAACCTTATGTGGAAAACGCGATCTGGCATGGCCTGGTACATAAAAATGCCGATATGGGATTACTGGATGTGGAAATAATGCTGAAAAGCAGAAGTCTGGTTTGTACTATTACCGACAATGGCATCGGCCGGCGTAAAGCCATGGAAATAAAAGAAAAAAAGGATAAAATGCATAATTCCGTCGGTATGAAAGTGACGGAAGGCCGGATTGACCTGATCCGGAAGATCAATAATAAGGAAGCAAAAGTAACCGTAACAGACCTGGAAGATCCGGCTGGTCAACCTGCCGGTACCATGGTAACGATCGTTTTACCAGCCGAATTTATATTTTAG